From the genome of Pseudomonadota bacterium:
AATAGCCTTTCTTCTCGACGTACGTTTGAATCACGTGACCGATGTCGCCGAGCGTGGTGCCCGGTTTGACCTTCTTAATGCCCAGAATCATGGCTTCGCGAGCGGTCGCCGCAAGACGTTTGCCGATGACGGTTGGTTTGCCGACAAAAAACATCCGGCTCGTATCGCCGTGAAAGCCGTCCTTGATGACGGTGATGTCGATATTGACGGCGTCCCCTTTCTTAAGCCGTTTCGCGCCGGGGATTCCATGGCACACGACGTGGTTGATCGATGTGCAGATCGACTTTGGGAAACCCCGATAGTTGAGCGGTGCGGGGGTCGCGTCCTGCACCTCAGTGATGTACTTATGACAAATTTGATCGAGCTCTTCGGTGGTGATGCCTGCGCGCACATGGTCGCCGACCATGTCCAACACGTTGGAGGCCAAACGACCTGCGACGCGCATTTTTTCCTGTTCTTCCAGTGACTTAATCGTTACGTTCATGCGAATAGGCGGCCTTGAGCGATCGGTTCGGGCAGGCGATAGCCGGCCAGATTGTTGAA
Proteins encoded in this window:
- the map gene encoding type I methionyl aminopeptidase — translated: MNVTIKSLEEQEKMRVAGRLASNVLDMVGDHVRAGITTEELDQICHKYITEVQDATPAPLNYRGFPKSICTSINHVVCHGIPGAKRLKKGDAVNIDITVIKDGFHGDTSRMFFVGKPTVIGKRLAATAREAMILGIKKVKPGTTLGDIGHVIQTYVEKKGYSVVREYCGHGIGRVFHEDPQVLHYGEPGTGFELQAGMTFTIEPMVNAGRRHVKLLPDGWTVVTKDHSLSAQWEHTILVTDTGYEVLTLGADETL